One window of Nocardia sp. NBC_00508 genomic DNA carries:
- the pglZ gene encoding BREX-2 system phosphatase PglZ: MTSATSPASALRLSKAAVAQYLSVYALAKAANGNRTVVLLRGAPVWDDDGELPFGSERARVVATPSVLAVHEQVLTHLSNDSGSTEPWVLVVLTDREHDELDPAILARTFRQRINQVDRWEVVRQAFGATEIDEWLKRETWAAEPLLDAAGPHGWPRVAGGVLSRDEALVALAVRRLRLSGVEPGASRLDPEVLLRWSHTPGGPELLRALREPERIGLCDFLGRVGQAGSAGKVLLDLVLAGNGADALAYGLVCAALWLHPNPDNSVYQARGRAERRLGDHPPVTGEELDRRMTVFGRTSADYVANLIDRANDPRARTENTSWAMAALQARKVAYPTLDRAAILARDFGADSAIQASPILKAGLEARFTAVGHALGREDLTAAGKALDELRAHHLAADEDYTVRINRIEMARRLARWLASDPDPTAHTVADALQRHITETGWVDRALDFVEAGGDTDPALKVPYKVLTERVRERRREFDYEFALALRGWTEAGTDPGWMLTVETFLARVVAPVAGQRRVMLIVLDGMSAAIATAIADQLRIGWTEYDPVSDGREEQRRAMAAALPSWTTVSRTSLFAGQLMQGDQDDERRLFPQHRFWGGKSAAVFHKNDLRAEPGHPFGTELTAALDEPDTHVAVVLSTIDDRLGQELKLGDPQWQLSEIGDLRALLRAAADHDMAVLLTSDHGHVVDRHGVRVDDHGTGRSARHRLADPQREELGETEIVLSGPRVVAPECGAQIIALWDNDSRYTMQKAGYHGGASLGEVTIPVLAFLPLGAEQPKGWRELGSQEPRWWNPDDSVPAAATNAVQSTTRHRQAARAAKERHDGTAPMFDLPVASAPHPSGATNSDDLVARLLASETFQAQRLLLARPPQEQKLEKAIRALFETPLSATALAQRIGERPIRAEGFAAILRQLLNFDGVEVLKTDADGRTLKLSIRQLREQFELA, encoded by the coding sequence ATGACATCGGCTACCTCTCCCGCGAGTGCCTTGCGACTGTCGAAAGCCGCAGTGGCCCAGTATCTTTCGGTGTACGCCTTGGCCAAGGCAGCGAACGGCAACCGCACCGTGGTGCTGTTGCGCGGAGCGCCGGTGTGGGACGACGACGGCGAACTGCCGTTCGGATCGGAGCGGGCGCGCGTCGTCGCGACACCGTCGGTACTGGCGGTGCACGAACAGGTGCTCACCCATCTCAGCAACGACAGCGGGTCCACCGAACCCTGGGTGCTTGTAGTGCTGACCGACCGCGAACACGACGAGCTGGACCCGGCGATCCTCGCGCGCACCTTCCGGCAGCGCATCAACCAGGTGGACCGGTGGGAGGTGGTGCGGCAGGCGTTCGGCGCCACCGAAATCGACGAATGGCTCAAGCGCGAAACCTGGGCGGCGGAGCCGCTGCTCGACGCCGCGGGCCCGCACGGCTGGCCTCGCGTGGCCGGTGGCGTGCTTTCGCGGGACGAAGCCCTCGTGGCGCTGGCGGTGCGGCGCCTGCGACTGTCCGGGGTCGAGCCGGGCGCCAGCCGGCTGGACCCGGAGGTGCTCCTGCGCTGGTCTCACACACCCGGTGGACCGGAACTGCTACGCGCACTGCGAGAACCGGAACGAATCGGTCTGTGCGACTTCCTCGGCCGCGTCGGGCAGGCAGGCTCGGCCGGCAAGGTGCTGCTCGACCTCGTGCTGGCGGGCAACGGCGCCGACGCGCTCGCCTACGGTCTGGTGTGCGCGGCGTTGTGGCTGCACCCGAACCCCGACAACAGCGTGTATCAGGCGCGGGGCCGGGCCGAACGCCGGCTCGGCGACCACCCGCCGGTCACCGGGGAAGAGCTCGACCGGCGAATGACCGTATTCGGCCGGACCAGTGCGGATTACGTCGCGAATCTGATCGACCGCGCCAACGATCCACGGGCCCGCACCGAGAACACGTCGTGGGCGATGGCGGCGCTGCAGGCCCGCAAGGTGGCCTACCCGACTCTGGATCGCGCCGCCATCCTCGCCCGGGACTTCGGCGCCGACAGTGCGATCCAGGCCAGCCCGATTCTGAAAGCTGGGTTGGAGGCACGGTTCACCGCGGTCGGGCACGCGCTCGGCCGTGAGGATCTCACGGCGGCCGGGAAGGCGCTCGATGAGTTGCGAGCGCATCACCTGGCCGCCGACGAGGACTACACGGTACGAATCAACCGCATCGAGATGGCTCGGCGTTTGGCTCGATGGCTGGCGAGCGATCCCGATCCCACCGCCCACACGGTCGCCGACGCCTTGCAACGGCACATCACCGAAACCGGCTGGGTGGATCGCGCACTCGACTTCGTCGAGGCCGGTGGCGACACCGATCCAGCATTGAAGGTTCCGTACAAGGTTCTCACCGAACGGGTTAGAGAACGCAGGCGCGAGTTCGATTACGAATTCGCACTGGCCCTGCGCGGCTGGACCGAAGCGGGCACCGATCCCGGGTGGATGCTCACGGTCGAAACCTTCCTCGCCCGGGTGGTGGCGCCGGTCGCCGGACAGCGGCGAGTGATGCTGATCGTCCTGGACGGAATGAGCGCCGCCATCGCGACCGCCATCGCTGACCAATTACGCATCGGCTGGACCGAATACGATCCGGTGTCCGACGGACGAGAGGAGCAGCGCCGCGCCATGGCCGCGGCACTGCCCAGCTGGACCACCGTGTCGCGAACCTCGCTCTTCGCCGGACAGCTCATGCAGGGTGATCAGGACGACGAGCGTCGGCTGTTTCCGCAACATCGGTTCTGGGGCGGCAAATCCGCGGCCGTGTTTCACAAGAACGACCTGCGGGCCGAACCCGGCCACCCGTTCGGCACCGAGCTCACCGCTGCCCTTGACGAGCCGGACACGCACGTCGCGGTCGTGCTGAGCACCATCGACGACCGGCTCGGCCAGGAACTCAAACTCGGTGACCCGCAGTGGCAGCTCTCCGAGATCGGCGATCTGCGTGCCCTGTTGCGCGCAGCCGCCGACCACGACATGGCGGTGCTGCTCACCAGCGACCACGGCCACGTTGTCGACCGGCATGGTGTGCGGGTCGACGACCACGGCACCGGCCGATCGGCCCGCCATCGGCTCGCTGATCCGCAGCGCGAGGAACTCGGCGAGACCGAGATCGTCCTGTCCGGCCCGCGGGTGGTCGCGCCGGAATGCGGCGCACAAATTATTGCTTTGTGGGACAACGATTCTCGCTACACCATGCAGAAGGCCGGCTACCACGGCGGCGCCTCGCTCGGCGAGGTCACCATTCCGGTGCTGGCGTTCCTGCCATTGGGTGCCGAACAGCCCAAGGGGTGGCGGGAGCTGGGCAGTCAGGAACCACGCTGGTGGAACCCGGACGACTCGGTACCCGCCGCCGCTACGAACGCGGTCCAATCGACCACACGCCACCGGCAGGCCGCACGCGCCGCCAAGGAACGCCATGACGGCACCGCCCCCATGTTCGATCTCCCCGTAGCGTCGGCGCCTCACCCATCAGGAGCGACGAACAGTGACGACCTAGTAGCACGACTGCTCGCGTCGGAAACCTTTCAGGCCCAACGGCTGCTGTTGGCCCGCCCCCCGCAGGAGCAGAAACTGGAGAAGGCGATCCGTGCGCTGTTCGAGACGCCCCTGTCCGCCACGGCACTGGCCCAGCGGATCGGTGAACGACCGATCCGTGCCGAAGGCTTCGCCGCCATCCTGCGCCAGCTGCTCAACTTCGACGGTGTGGAGGTCCTGAAAACCGACGCCGACGGCCGCACCCTGAAGCTGTCCATCCGGCAGCTGCGCGAACAGTTCGAGCTGGCGTGA